GTGCGACGCGGTAACCGCCACCTCAGGCCACCGCTCGCGGATCAGCGCCACGGTTTCGCGTTCGTGGGCGGGGTTGGCGTAGGCGTGGAGGTACGCCACAGCTACGGCCTCGACTCCCTCTCGTTTGAAAAATTCGACAGCGCAGACAATGTCGTCACGATTCAGCGGGACCAAGACTTCCCCTTTGGAATTAATGCGCTCCTCCACCTCGAACCGGAGATAACGCGGCACAAAGGGAACGGGCTTTTGGTAGCGCAGGTTGAACAGGTCGGGGCGGTTCCCCCGGCCGATTTCCAATACGTCGCGGAAGCCCTTGGTGGTAAGCAGCCCCGTCTTGACTCCCTTGCGTTCCGTCAGGGCGTTGATGATGACCGTCGTCCCGTGGATCAAGGTGGTAACGGAACGCGGGTCAATGCCCGACTTGCGGAGTACGTTCACCACCCCCTCCTCAAAATCAGGAGGCGTGGTGTCGGTCTTGGCCATGCCCACCCGGCCTTGGTCGTCCAGATACACCAAATCGGTAAACGTACCGCCGATGTCCGTTGCCACGCGCATGGTGCAATCCCTCCCTCGATAACCGAAGCGGACTTTTAAAAAATCGCAGGTGTTAACACGCACAGCACCCGTGCCGGCTGATCGGAATCGTTCCGCCACGCGTGCGGGATGGTGGATGGAAAATGAATGGAATCACCAGCCGAAAGCTCATAGGGGGTATCGTCCACCACCAGGGTAATGCGCCCCTCCAGCACAAAGTAGAATTCTTCTCCGGGATGGGAAAAGGGCGTCTCTTGCGCCTGACGCGGCGCCAATTCCACCAACAGCGGCTCCAGGGCGCGGCCGGCAAATCGGCCGCTCAACCGCACGTAGTTCGCCGGCGATCCCTCGATTCGAAACGGTTTGCGCTCTCCGACCCGAACGACGTAATTCGGATTCTCTTCGGTTTGAAAAAACGTGACAATGGGAACCTCAAGGGCCTCGGCAATTTTCTGCAACGAGGTGATCGCCAGGGAACTGGATCCGCGCTCCACCTGCGATAAAAATCCGATCGACAATCCGGTCCGCTCGCTCAGTTCTTTCAGCGTCATGTTCTTGGACTGGCGCAACTCCCGGATCTTGCGGCTGATCTCTTCCATTCGGTCCTCCTGAATGGATTTTGATATGAGTAAAACCATTTTAGTTTGACTAAATTATCAGATGTAAAAGAGGGTTATGTCAAGATGAAAAACTCGGCCCATTCGCTAGGCCGAGCAAACACGGTATTCGGCTGCAGTACTCGCTCATCCAAGGCTGTTTTGCGCATATCAACGACCGCGACTCCACGCCATCAATCTCGGCACATACACCCCAAGGACAACCGAACGCATCAGGGTAAACAACAGAAAGGACAGCCACATCCCGTGGTTGCACCACAGCGGCACGAACAGCCAGAGGGACGCCAGGTACACGGCAAAAGCCGCGAGGAGGGCGTTACGGATGGGCCCCGTCACCGTTGACCCGACGAACACGCCGTTGA
This region of Calditerricola satsumensis genomic DNA includes:
- a CDS encoding cupin domain-containing protein — translated: MEEISRKIRELRQSKNMTLKELSERTGLSIGFLSQVERGSSSLAITSLQKIAEALEVPIVTFFQTEENPNYVVRVGERKPFRIEGSPANYVRLSGRFAGRALEPLLVELAPRQAQETPFSHPGEEFYFVLEGRITLVVDDTPYELSAGDSIHFPSTIPHAWRNDSDQPARVLCVLTPAIF